The segment TATCATCTATATCACTACAATCAGTTACATATTCATCGCGACGAAGGCTCGTGCCAATGAAACCTTCCTCTCTATTTACATATAATTTTGTGTTTCTAATTACAACTTTTGTCGCTTCAATATCTTCAAAAACACGAATCTCCGTTTTACGCTCTTTTCCTTCACCGTAATCCTTTTTAAGGCGTTTAAAGTAATCTATTGCGTACTCAATCAGGTTTTTTAAGTGATGCTTTACTTCAGCGATATTATCTTCCAGTGCATCAATCTTTTGTTGCGCTTTATCGATGTCAAATTTTGAAATTCGCTTAATTCTAATTTCGGTTAACCGAACGATATCTTCTTCGGTAATGGCACGTTTTAAATGCGTAATGTGTGGTTTTAAACCTTCGTCAATCGCTTTAATTACACCTTCCCACGTTTCTTCTTCTTCTATATCACGATAGATTCTATTTTCAATAAAAATACGCTCTAAGGAAGCAAAATGCCATTGCTCTTCATATTCATCAAGTTTTATTTCCAGCTCGCTTTTAAGTAGTTCTACAGTTCTATCGGTAGAACGACGAAGCATTTCAGAAACCCCCACAAATAACGGTTTGTTGTCTTCAATGACACACCCTAAAGGTGATACGGAGTTTTCACAACTGGTAAAGGCGTATAACGCATCGATTGTCTTGTCTGGTGAAATCCCACTTGGAATGTGCACCAATATCTCTACTTCGGCAGCCGTGTTGTCTTCAATTTTTTTGACTTTTATCTTGCCTTTTTCATTGGCTTTTAAAATGGAGTCGATTAAAGAAGATGTTGTGGTGGCATATGGTATTTCGGTAATAACCAGTATGTTTTTATCGTATTGGCTAATTTTTGCACGGCTTCGTATTTTACCGCCGCGAACCCCGTCTTTATAGTCAGTTGCGTCCATGATTCCCCCAGTAGGAAAATCGGGAACTAACTGGAAGCGTTTTCCTTGTAGGTGTTTAATTGAAGCATCGATTAACTCGATAAAATTGTGTGGTAATACCTTTGTGGAAAGCCCTACTGCAATACCTTCGGCTCCTTGAGCTAACAATAACGGAAACATTACTGGCAAGTTGATTGGTTCTTTTTTACGACCATCATACGAAGCTTGCCAACCGGTTATTTTTGGATTATAGACTACATCGAGTGCGAATTTTGAAAGCCGAGCTTCAATATATCGGGAAGCCGCGGCACGATCACCTGTCAAAATGTTTCCCCAGTTACCTTGGGTATCGATTAATAAATCTTTTTGCCCAATTTGCACCATGGCATCGGCAATACTGGCATCACCGTGTGGGTGATACTGCATGGTGTGCCCTACAATATTGGCAACTTTATTATAACGACCATCATCCAAATCTTTCATAGAATGCATGATACGCCGTTGCACAGGTTTAAAACCATCTTCTATTGCTGGTACAGCACGCTCCAAAATCACATAACTGGCATAATCTAAAAACCAGTCACGGTACATACCCGTGACTTTCGTGATGGTCTCACTATTTTCGGTGGGTTCCTCCTGTGGGTTTAATTCTTCTTCGTTTGGGGTATTTTCTTCCGCCATGTATTAATATTGGGCTGCTCGCGCAGCATTGTTTTAATTTTTATTTCTGAATGATATAGGCTCCGTTTTCAGGTTGTATTTCTTCACCGTTCAATTTAAATTTTTCAATCGATAGTACATCAAAACATTTACCCGGATTTAACTTTAATGTTAAGTTTAGTATTTCAGACTCTTCATCATTTAGGTTTAAAGAGTAATCTTCTTCTGATTCGAATTGCTCAATAAAAAGAACAATAGCCATTTTATCATCACCTTCAGAAAAATCTAAAAAAAGTGTATCTGTACCTCTTGTCAATGTTATTTCAGAAGGTTTGAATACATTATCTTCACCTAAAAGAGAAACACCTTCACTATCTTCAATTGATATAAATGCTATTGGTTCTACCGGAGAAACAAGAGCACAATCACTATAGTTGTCTTTACTACAAGAAGCAAAAATAAATAGTAAAATACTTAATAATAAAGGTGTTACTTTCTTCATTTTCAACCTACTGTTATGATGCTGGTTCAACTTCGTCCAACTCTACTTTAAGATTTTCAATAATAAATTCTTGCCTGTCTGGAGTGTTTTTACCCATGTAAAACTTCAACAATTCATCAATACTCATCGCTTTGTCTAGCATAACAGGATCTAACCGAATGTTATCACCAATAAAATGCTGAAATTCATCTGGTGAAATTTCACCCAATCCTTTAAATCGGGTTGTTTCAGGTTTGGGTTTCAATTTTTCAAGGGCGTTTCTCTTTTCTTCTGGAGAATAACAATAAATGGTTTCTTTTTTATTACGAACCCTAAACAAAGGCGTTTGCAAAATATATAAATGACCTTGTTTGATTAATTCTGGGAAAAACTGAAGGAAAAACGTAATCAACAATAACCGAATATGCATCCCATCTACATCGGCATCGGTCGCAATCACAATGTTGTTGTAGCGAAGGTCTTCCATGGAATCTTCAATGTTTAAAGCAGCTTGCAACAAGTTGAACTCTTCGTTTTCATATACGATCCTTTTGCTCATATTGTAGCTGTTGAGCGGCTTTCCTCTCAAAGAAAACACAGCTTGAGTGTTTACATCCCGACTTTTGGTAATACTTCCACTTGCTGAGTCGCCCTCTGTAATAAACAAGGTGGTCTCTAAACGACGTTCTTTTTTCATATCGCCTAAGTGCACCCGGCAATCCCTTAATTTTTTATTGTGCAGACTTGCTTTTTTGGCTCGGTCACGTGCCAGTTTTCTAATCCCTTTTAAATCTTTCCGCTCACGTTCGGCCTGAATTATTTTTTTCTGAATGGCATCTGCCACTTCAGGGTTCTTATGCAAATAATTATCTAGGTATGTTTTTACAAAATCGTTTATGTAGGTACGTACCGTGGGTAACTTTCCGCCCATATCAGTCGAGCCCAATTTTGTTTTAGTCTGACTTTCAAAAACAGGTTCCATCACTTTGATGCTGATGGCCGAAACAATCGACTTTCGTATATCGCTGGATTCGTAATTTTTGCCGTAATATTCACGGACGGTTTTTACAATACTTTCCCTAAATGCGGCTTGATGAGTCCCTCCTTGTGTGGTGTTTTGTCCGTTTACAAAACTGTGGTATTCTTCGCTGTATTGAGTTCTACTGTGGGTTAAAGCAATCTCAATGTCTTCTCCCTTTAAATGAATAATGGGATACAACATATCTTCTTTGGACATTTTATCTTCAAGCAGATCTTTCAGCCCATTTTCAGATTTAAATTTTTCACCGTTAAAATCTATCGTAAGTCCTAAATTAAGATATACGTAGTTTTTCAGCATTTTTTCTACATACTCGTTTCGGTATTTAAAGTTTTTAAAGATGGCCTCATCAGGGATAAAGTCAATTCGGGTACCTTTTCGTTTTCCGGACTCTTCAATATCTGCATCATTTTTAAGTTCGCCTAAGCTAAACTCTGCAGATTTGTGTTGTCCATCACGTATGGATTCTACCTTAAAAAAGGAAGAAAGTGCATTTACGGCTTTAGTACCAACACCATTTAGACCAACAGATTTCTTAAAAGCACGGGTATCGTACTTACCACCGGTGTTCATTTTTGAAACCACATCGACCACTTTGCCCAACGGGATGCCCCTTCCATAATCACGTACCTTTACCTCTTGGTCCTTTATACGTACCTCGATAGTTTTACCAGCCCCCATCACAAACTCATCTATACAGTTATCCATCACCTCTTTAAGTAAGATGTAAATACCATCGTCTGGAGAAGAACCATCTCCTAATTTTCCAATATACATACCAGGACGCATACGGATATGTTCCTTCCAGTCTAACGACCTAATATTATCTTCAGTGTATTTTGTGTCTGCCATAAAAAACGTGAATATGCCCTAAATATAGGGTTTAAGCTTTAATTTTTAAACCAAAAAGGTCGAAAGTAATTAACAATAATTTATAGGGTATTGTTAGTAAGATTTGGAGATCATTTTTCTGAAATAGTACTACCATTTTCCTGATGTCGAAAATATTAAAATTATTACAAAAATACGACCTTGTTTTGATGACTTAAATTGTTTTTTATAACTTCAAAAGAATTTCGAAAATAAGCTATGGAATTTATTGACTACTACAAAGTTTTGGGACTTACCAAAAGTGCAACAGCTGCCGAAATAAAAAAGGCATACCGAAAATTAGCGCGTAAATACCATCCAGACATTAACCCAAACGACAAGGAAGCCCAGCAGAAGTTTCAACGTATAAATGAAGCCAATGCAGTTTTAAGCGATTCTGAAAAACGTAAAAAATACGACAAATACGGAAAAGACTGGGAACACGCTGATGCCTACGAAGAAGCCCAACGCCAACAACAAGCGTCCGGTGGTTCTGGCGGTGGTCAACAACGCACCTACACTTCGCGTGGTGGTAATTTTGATAACAGCCAGTTTTCAGACTTTTTTGAATCTATGTTTGGAGGAGGAGGATTTTCAGGTGGAAGTCAACGCACCCATACGCAGTTTAAAGGTCAGGATTTCAACGCTACGCTACGCTTGAACCTTACCGATGTATTGACTTCAAAAAAACAAACCATTAGCTTGGGCGAAAAGAAAATACGCTTGACCATACCAGCTGGAGTTGAAGATGGACAATCTATAAAAATAAAAGACTATGGTGGAGAAAGTCCTGGCGGTGGCCCAAAAGGTGATCTTTTTATCACTTTTGAAATTATAAATAATACAAAATTTAAACGTGTTGGCAAAAACCTCTACCAAACCCACGAAATTGATCTTTACTCGGCCTTATTAGGAGGTAAGGAAACAATCGACACATTAACCGGGAAAGTAAAGCTGACTGTAAAACCAGAAACACAGACTGGCACCAAGGTTAAATTAAAAGAAAAAGGAATGCCAGTGTATAAAAAAGAGGGACAATTTGGCGATCTTTTTATCACCTATCAAGTTGTCTTGCCCAAAAACCTTTCGAAAGAAGAAAAAGAACTGTTCACCAAACTTTCTAAATTACGTTAATTATGGCACATTCTAATTACATACAGGTAACTACCTATTGCAAACAGACGAATATAGACCGTGATTTTGTCCATGCTTTAGAGCAATATGGCCTAATTGAAGTTAAAATCACCCAAACGGAACCCGAAATAGCCGAAGATGACATAACCGAAATAGAACGTATGTTTCGCCTCCACAA is part of the Marixanthomonas ophiurae genome and harbors:
- a CDS encoding chaperone modulator CbpM, with product MAHSNYIQVTTYCKQTNIDRDFVHALEQYGLIEVKITQTEPEIAEDDITEIERMFRLHKELGINLEGIDTLNNLLKRMRRMETELFQLKQRLKLYE
- a CDS encoding DNA gyrase/topoisomerase IV subunit A gives rise to the protein MAEENTPNEEELNPQEEPTENSETITKVTGMYRDWFLDYASYVILERAVPAIEDGFKPVQRRIMHSMKDLDDGRYNKVANIVGHTMQYHPHGDASIADAMVQIGQKDLLIDTQGNWGNILTGDRAAASRYIEARLSKFALDVVYNPKITGWQASYDGRKKEPINLPVMFPLLLAQGAEGIAVGLSTKVLPHNFIELIDASIKHLQGKRFQLVPDFPTGGIMDATDYKDGVRGGKIRSRAKISQYDKNILVITEIPYATTTSSLIDSILKANEKGKIKVKKIEDNTAAEVEILVHIPSGISPDKTIDALYAFTSCENSVSPLGCVIEDNKPLFVGVSEMLRRSTDRTVELLKSELEIKLDEYEEQWHFASLERIFIENRIYRDIEEEETWEGVIKAIDEGLKPHITHLKRAITEEDIVRLTEIRIKRISKFDIDKAQQKIDALEDNIAEVKHHLKNLIEYAIDYFKRLKKDYGEGKERKTEIRVFEDIEATKVVIRNTKLYVNREEGFIGTSLRRDEYVTDCSDIDDIIVFTEEGKMMVTKVDTKTFIGKNIIHVAVYKKKDKRRIYNMIYRDGKNGTTYVKRFSVTSMTRDRDYDLTQGTKGSKVLYFTANPNGEAEVVTILLRQKGNIKKLKFDLDFADQNVKGRNSKGNIVTKYPVKRVELKEKGLSTLKPRKIWFDETVKRLNMDDRGELLGQFRSEDRLLIVNQDGTVKTAVPELTLRFDDDMIVLEKWEPKKPLSAIYWDGEKELFYVKRFLVENPDKEEVIISDHPKSYLEKIFTEYRPMAEVVFVKQRGKEREDNLELNLEEFIAVKGITALGNQLTKEKVLEINTLDALPYDPPKEVTEKDIDVVDEESVSEGENDSEGEGNDGEGQTSLFE
- a CDS encoding DnaJ C-terminal domain-containing protein; protein product: MEFIDYYKVLGLTKSATAAEIKKAYRKLARKYHPDINPNDKEAQQKFQRINEANAVLSDSEKRKKYDKYGKDWEHADAYEEAQRQQQASGGSGGGQQRTYTSRGGNFDNSQFSDFFESMFGGGGFSGGSQRTHTQFKGQDFNATLRLNLTDVLTSKKQTISLGEKKIRLTIPAGVEDGQSIKIKDYGGESPGGGPKGDLFITFEIINNTKFKRVGKNLYQTHEIDLYSALLGGKETIDTLTGKVKLTVKPETQTGTKVKLKEKGMPVYKKEGQFGDLFITYQVVLPKNLSKEEKELFTKLSKLR
- a CDS encoding DNA topoisomerase IV subunit B; this translates as MADTKYTEDNIRSLDWKEHIRMRPGMYIGKLGDGSSPDDGIYILLKEVMDNCIDEFVMGAGKTIEVRIKDQEVKVRDYGRGIPLGKVVDVVSKMNTGGKYDTRAFKKSVGLNGVGTKAVNALSSFFKVESIRDGQHKSAEFSLGELKNDADIEESGKRKGTRIDFIPDEAIFKNFKYRNEYVEKMLKNYVYLNLGLTIDFNGEKFKSENGLKDLLEDKMSKEDMLYPIIHLKGEDIEIALTHSRTQYSEEYHSFVNGQNTTQGGTHQAAFRESIVKTVREYYGKNYESSDIRKSIVSAISIKVMEPVFESQTKTKLGSTDMGGKLPTVRTYINDFVKTYLDNYLHKNPEVADAIQKKIIQAERERKDLKGIRKLARDRAKKASLHNKKLRDCRVHLGDMKKERRLETTLFITEGDSASGSITKSRDVNTQAVFSLRGKPLNSYNMSKRIVYENEEFNLLQAALNIEDSMEDLRYNNIVIATDADVDGMHIRLLLITFFLQFFPELIKQGHLYILQTPLFRVRNKKETIYCYSPEEKRNALEKLKPKPETTRFKGLGEISPDEFQHFIGDNIRLDPVMLDKAMSIDELLKFYMGKNTPDRQEFIIENLKVELDEVEPAS